The following proteins come from a genomic window of Iamia sp. SCSIO 61187:
- a CDS encoding RNA helicase, whose product MTGPVFTLDRFQVEAAAAVDEGASVLVSAPTGSGKTVVADHAVDRALAQGLKAFYTTPIKALSNQKHADLRARLGADRVGLITGDTTINADAQVVVMTTEVLRNMLYARSPALEGLGVVVLDEVHYLQDRYRGPVWEEVIIHLPRGVQIVALSATVSNADELAGWIDAVRGRTVSIVETERPVELVSLYAAHDRATRQLVVVPVAVDGEPNPFGPRLDPEPADPRRDRRDRARKRYATPRRVEVVEHLADEELLPAIVFVFSRKGCDDAARTLLESGIVLTDPSERRRIRALAAAHTAGLSDADLDVLDHARWLAALEAGIAAHHAGMVPPFKEAVEACFVQGLVKVVFATETLALGINMPARSVVIEALSKFTGEQHEMLTPGEYTQLTGRAGRRGLDDEGRALVLWSPFTRFQEVADLVLSRRFELRSRFRPTYNMAANLVRRHDIEEARKLLDRSFAQYQSDHGVVRLRARREARAETLARLEGEARCERGDVEEYRRLRRADDEDRHQAVSRRDVLSSLARLRPGDVVWMGRNRVAVLSVGWRGPERGRLHVVDETGRARTVSSSDVDEVLHRVGEIELPVPYAPSNRAFQHDVGRSLAQVRGMRRRNRGGRTPAPSAPHHPVADCPDADRHLRSLAHAARVRSELADLDRRIASSKGSLTRELDRVVEVLEARGMVADWELTARGALLVRVFHECDLLIADCLAAGLLDGLGPAEVAAVASCFTYEHRSKVPPPAPWYPTRALRQRVEAVLDRAEELRSVELAAGLPGTRPPDPTFLPLAHAWASGRELDTVLDDEEMSGGDFVRNVRQLIDLLRQLGDAALDPATRSAARAASDALHRGVVAASTVTRAVGGSESPVAPAPPAR is encoded by the coding sequence GTGACGGGCCCGGTGTTCACCCTCGACCGGTTCCAGGTCGAGGCGGCCGCCGCCGTCGACGAGGGTGCCTCGGTGCTGGTCTCGGCCCCGACGGGGTCGGGGAAGACGGTGGTCGCCGACCACGCCGTCGACCGGGCCCTGGCCCAGGGCCTGAAGGCCTTCTACACCACCCCCATCAAGGCCCTGTCGAACCAGAAGCACGCCGACCTCCGCGCCCGGCTGGGCGCCGACCGGGTGGGTCTGATCACCGGTGACACCACCATCAACGCCGACGCCCAGGTGGTCGTGATGACCACCGAGGTGCTGCGCAACATGCTCTACGCCCGGTCCCCGGCCCTCGAGGGCCTGGGCGTGGTGGTGCTCGACGAGGTCCACTACCTCCAGGACCGGTACCGGGGCCCGGTGTGGGAGGAGGTCATCATCCACCTGCCCCGCGGGGTGCAGATCGTCGCCCTGTCGGCCACGGTGTCGAACGCCGACGAGCTGGCCGGGTGGATCGACGCCGTGCGCGGCCGCACCGTCTCGATCGTCGAGACCGAGCGCCCGGTCGAGCTCGTCAGCCTGTACGCCGCCCACGACCGGGCCACCCGCCAGCTGGTCGTGGTCCCGGTGGCCGTCGACGGCGAGCCCAACCCCTTCGGCCCCCGGCTCGACCCCGAGCCCGCCGACCCGCGCCGCGACCGCCGGGACCGGGCCCGCAAGCGCTACGCCACACCCCGCCGGGTGGAGGTCGTCGAGCACCTGGCCGACGAGGAGCTGCTCCCCGCCATCGTGTTCGTCTTCAGCCGCAAGGGCTGCGACGACGCCGCCCGCACCCTGCTGGAGAGCGGGATCGTGCTCACCGACCCGTCCGAGCGGCGCCGCATCCGGGCCCTGGCCGCCGCCCACACCGCCGGGCTCTCCGACGCCGACCTCGACGTGCTCGACCACGCCCGCTGGCTGGCCGCCCTCGAGGCCGGCATCGCCGCCCACCACGCCGGGATGGTCCCGCCGTTCAAGGAGGCGGTCGAGGCCTGCTTCGTGCAGGGCCTGGTCAAGGTGGTGTTCGCCACCGAGACCCTCGCCCTCGGCATCAACATGCCGGCGAGGTCGGTCGTGATCGAGGCCCTGTCGAAGTTCACCGGCGAGCAGCACGAGATGCTGACGCCGGGGGAGTACACCCAGCTCACCGGGCGGGCGGGGCGGCGCGGCCTCGACGACGAGGGTCGGGCCCTGGTGCTGTGGAGCCCCTTCACCCGGTTCCAGGAGGTCGCCGACCTGGTCCTCAGCCGGCGCTTCGAGCTCCGGTCCCGCTTCCGGCCCACCTACAACATGGCCGCCAACCTGGTCCGCCGGCATGACATCGAGGAGGCCCGCAAGCTCCTCGACCGGTCGTTCGCCCAGTACCAGTCCGACCACGGCGTCGTGCGGCTGCGCGCGCGCCGCGAGGCCCGGGCCGAGACCCTCGCCCGGCTCGAGGGCGAGGCCCGGTGCGAGCGCGGCGACGTCGAGGAGTACCGGCGCCTGCGTCGGGCCGACGACGAGGACCGCCACCAGGCGGTGTCGCGGCGCGACGTGCTCAGCTCGCTCGCCCGCCTCCGACCCGGGGACGTGGTGTGGATGGGCCGCAACCGGGTCGCCGTGCTCTCGGTCGGCTGGCGGGGCCCCGAGCGGGGCCGGCTCCACGTCGTGGACGAGACCGGACGGGCCCGCACCGTGAGCAGCAGCGACGTCGACGAGGTCCTCCACCGGGTCGGGGAGATCGAGCTGCCGGTGCCCTACGCCCCGTCGAACCGGGCCTTCCAGCACGACGTCGGCCGCTCCCTCGCCCAGGTGCGGGGCATGCGGCGACGCAACCGGGGCGGGCGCACGCCGGCCCCGTCGGCTCCCCACCACCCGGTGGCGGACTGCCCCGACGCCGACCGCCACCTCCGGTCCCTGGCCCACGCCGCCCGCGTCCGCAGCGAGCTGGCCGACCTGGACCGCCGCATCGCCTCGTCGAAGGGCAGCCTGACCCGCGAGCTGGACCGGGTCGTCGAGGTGCTCGAGGCCCGGGGGATGGTGGCCGACTGGGAGCTCACGGCCCGGGGCGCCCTCCTGGTCCGGGTGTTCCACGAGTGCGACCTGCTGATCGCCGACTGCCTCGCCGCCGGCCTCCTCGACGGCCTGGGCCCGGCGGAGGTGGCGGCGGTGGCGTCGTGCTTCACCTACGAGCACCGCAGCAAGGTCCCGCCCCCGGCCCCGTGGTACCCGACCCGGGCCCTGCGCCAGCGGGTCGAGGCCGTGCTCGACCGGGCCGAGGAGCTGCGGTCGGTCGAGCTGGCCGCCGGGCTGCCCGGGACCCGCCCCCCGGACCCGACGTTCCTCCCCCTGGCCCACGCCTGGGCGTCCGGGCGCGAGCTCGACACCGTGCTCGACGACGAGGAGATGTCGGGCGGCGACTTCGTCCGCAACGTCCGCCAGCTGATCGACCTGCTGCGCCAGCTGGGCGACGCCGCCCTCGACCCGGCGACCCGGAGCGCGGCCCGCGCCGCCTCCGACGCCCTCCACCGGGGGGTCGTGGCGGCCTCGACCGTCACCCGCGCGGTCGGCGGGTCGGAGTCACCCGTGGCCCCGGCGCCGCCGGCCCGGTGA
- the lepB gene encoding signal peptidase I: MTPADDAPDPETGGRGETDGGVGTSDVATEAAPAAATLAPEAADEAGGPGGDEGGDDGGEPGDGGAGRPDDDADAARRRRIRSLVEWVAVIAGAVVIALVVRTFLFTTFWIPSGSMEPTLMGEGRRDRVVVNRLAYQWGDPERGDIIVFDVPDGEPSISVDGQRVNDLIKRVIGLPGETVELRDGDVYIDGEKLDEPYLPDGTRTEPADPSRDTFVVPDDAVFVMGDNRGSSRDARYWQHPWVPEDDIVGKAFIRIWPLSEFGGI, translated from the coding sequence GTGACCCCGGCTGACGACGCGCCCGACCCCGAGACCGGGGGGCGCGGCGAGACGGACGGGGGGGTCGGGACCTCCGACGTCGCCACCGAGGCGGCGCCGGCGGCCGCCACGCTCGCCCCGGAGGCCGCTGACGAGGCCGGGGGCCCTGGGGGCGACGAGGGCGGCGACGACGGCGGCGAGCCTGGTGACGGCGGCGCTGGCCGCCCTGACGATGATGCGGACGCGGCCCGACGTCGACGCATCCGGTCGCTGGTCGAGTGGGTCGCGGTGATCGCCGGGGCGGTCGTGATCGCCCTGGTCGTCCGGACCTTCCTCTTCACCACCTTCTGGATCCCGTCGGGCTCGATGGAGCCGACCCTGATGGGGGAGGGCCGCCGGGACCGGGTCGTGGTCAACCGGCTGGCCTACCAGTGGGGCGACCCCGAGCGGGGCGACATCATCGTGTTCGACGTACCCGATGGGGAGCCGAGCATCTCGGTGGACGGCCAGCGGGTCAACGACCTGATCAAGCGGGTCATCGGTCTCCCGGGTGAGACCGTCGAGCTGCGCGACGGAGACGTCTACATCGACGGCGAGAAGCTCGACGAGCCGTACCTCCCCGATGGCACCCGCACCGAGCCGGCCGACCCGTCGCGCGACACCTTCGTCGTGCCCGACGACGCCGTGTTCGTCATGGGTGACAACCGGGGCTCGTCGCGCGACGCGCGCTACTGGCAGCACCCCTGGGTCCCCGAGGACGACATCGTCGGCAAGGCGTTCATCCGCATCTGGCCGCTGTCGGAGTTCGGGGGGATCTAG
- the tatB gene encoding Sec-independent protein translocase protein TatB, which yields MFNIGGGEMLVIFLLALLVLGPERLPKAMGQVGRAVAQMRKLSSGFQDEIRRAMDPMDAPFRPGEQTLSGPVPSVTDEVRVVSAGTDEPAPTAAPTDPPAPVEPATEPEDRLTPDGPSDLLVKPPVADHPDDPAAPIAVEPETDALVVEPDPAPRGTVTPLRPRLDEGDGGDRATG from the coding sequence ATGTTCAACATCGGCGGTGGGGAGATGCTCGTCATCTTCCTGCTGGCGCTCCTCGTGCTCGGCCCCGAGCGCCTCCCCAAGGCCATGGGCCAGGTGGGTCGCGCCGTCGCCCAGATGCGGAAGCTCTCGAGCGGGTTCCAGGACGAGATCCGCCGGGCCATGGACCCCATGGACGCCCCCTTCCGGCCCGGCGAGCAGACCCTGAGCGGCCCGGTGCCCTCGGTCACCGACGAGGTCCGGGTCGTCTCCGCCGGCACCGACGAGCCGGCCCCGACCGCCGCGCCCACCGATCCCCCCGCACCCGTCGAGCCCGCCACCGAGCCGGAGGACCGCCTCACCCCGGACGGTCCCTCGGACCTCCTGGTCAAGCCCCCGGTGGCCGACCACCCCGACGATCCCGCCGCCCCCATCGCCGTCGAGCCCGAGACCGACGCCCTCGTGGTCGAGCCCGACCCCGCCCCCCGGGGCACCGTGACCCCGCTCCGCCCCCGCCTCGACGAGGGCGACGGCGGCGACCGGGCCACCGGCTGA
- a CDS encoding M20 family metallopeptidase: MTDPHDVKARIEAEVDRLADTLLEVSHSIHAHPEVLFEERHAHDVLTRVLEDEGLAVERSAYGLETGFAARAGTEGPLVAVCCEYDALPGIGHACGHNVIAAAGLGAGLAAATVAADLGGRVLILGTPGEEGGGGKQLMMDAGALEGVEAAVMVHPAGVDLRSMDTLAIQRATVTYTGHAAHASAAPEKGRNALDAMVLGYVNVAALRQHISPSERVHGIFLEAGQAANIVPARTVAQWYVRSPGRDGLAVLRERVEACLQAGATAAGCEMDVDWYEPAYDELVGLDTFDELYAANAARVGRTPGRAGDEGVPTVLGSTDMGNISQVVPSIHPMIAVSPPDVAIHTEAFVGFAGGPEGDAAVLDGAKALACTMADLWLDPDALPRIREEFARRTG, encoded by the coding sequence GTGACCGACCCCCACGACGTCAAGGCCCGGATCGAGGCGGAGGTCGACCGGCTGGCCGACACCCTCCTCGAGGTCTCCCACTCGATCCACGCCCACCCCGAGGTGCTCTTCGAGGAGCGCCACGCCCACGACGTCCTCACCCGGGTGCTGGAGGACGAGGGCCTGGCCGTCGAGCGCAGCGCCTACGGGCTCGAGACCGGCTTCGCCGCCCGGGCCGGGACCGAGGGGCCGCTGGTGGCGGTGTGCTGCGAGTACGACGCCCTGCCCGGCATCGGCCACGCCTGCGGCCACAACGTCATCGCCGCCGCCGGGCTGGGGGCGGGGCTGGCCGCGGCCACGGTCGCCGCCGACCTCGGCGGGCGGGTCCTGATCCTGGGCACGCCGGGGGAGGAGGGCGGTGGCGGCAAGCAGCTCATGATGGACGCCGGCGCCCTCGAGGGCGTGGAGGCAGCCGTGATGGTCCACCCCGCCGGGGTGGACCTGCGGTCCATGGACACCTTGGCCATCCAGCGGGCGACGGTGACCTACACCGGGCACGCCGCCCACGCCTCGGCCGCCCCCGAGAAGGGCCGCAACGCCCTCGACGCCATGGTCCTCGGCTACGTGAACGTGGCCGCCCTGCGCCAGCACATCAGCCCGTCGGAGCGGGTCCACGGCATCTTCCTGGAGGCCGGCCAGGCGGCGAACATCGTCCCCGCCCGCACCGTCGCCCAGTGGTACGTCCGCTCGCCGGGCCGGGACGGCCTCGCCGTGCTCCGCGAGCGGGTCGAGGCCTGCCTGCAGGCGGGGGCCACGGCGGCCGGCTGCGAGATGGACGTCGACTGGTACGAGCCCGCCTACGACGAGCTGGTCGGCCTGGACACCTTCGACGAGCTCTACGCCGCCAACGCCGCCCGGGTCGGGCGCACGCCCGGCCGCGCCGGCGACGAGGGGGTGCCGACGGTGCTGGGGTCGACCGACATGGGCAACATCAGCCAGGTGGTGCCCTCCATCCACCCGATGATCGCCGTGTCCCCGCCGGACGTCGCCATCCACACCGAGGCCTTCGTCGGGTTCGCCGGCGGCCCCGAGGGCGACGCCGCCGTGCTCGACGGGGCCAAGGCGCTGGCCTGCACCATGGCCGACCTGTGGCTCGACCCCGACGCCCTGCCCCGCATCCGCGAGGAGTTCGCCCGCCGCACCGGCTGA
- a CDS encoding glycerophosphodiester phosphodiesterase codes for MPTRLASLDHPPLAFAHRGARAHAPENTVEAFALARKLGATGLETDVWVTADGVAVLDHDGVVGRRPRRRPMREVPRAELPEHVPDAAVLVGLLGDDLHLSVDVKDPAAAAPLLDALGADDPTLLSRVWLCHDDHDLLVAWRELAPQVRLVDSTRLKRLGQGPERHAAQLRERGIDAVNLHHTDWSGGLVALYHRFGIRAWAWDAQHVRVLEGLFDMGIDALFSDHTDRMSDALARAVAP; via the coding sequence ATGCCCACCCGGCTCGCGTCGCTGGACCACCCTCCCCTCGCCTTCGCCCACCGTGGGGCGCGGGCCCATGCCCCCGAGAACACCGTCGAGGCCTTCGCCCTGGCCCGCAAGCTGGGGGCCACCGGCCTGGAGACCGACGTCTGGGTCACGGCGGACGGGGTGGCGGTCCTCGACCACGACGGGGTCGTGGGTCGGCGGCCGCGGCGGCGGCCCATGCGGGAGGTGCCCCGGGCCGAGCTGCCCGAGCACGTCCCCGACGCCGCCGTGCTGGTGGGGCTGCTGGGCGACGACCTCCACCTGTCGGTCGACGTCAAGGATCCGGCGGCGGCCGCTCCCCTGCTCGACGCCCTGGGCGCGGACGACCCCACGCTGCTGTCCCGGGTGTGGCTCTGCCACGACGACCACGACCTGCTCGTCGCCTGGCGGGAGCTGGCCCCGCAGGTGCGGCTGGTCGACTCGACCCGGCTCAAGCGGCTGGGCCAGGGTCCCGAGCGCCACGCCGCCCAGCTGCGCGAGCGGGGCATCGACGCCGTGAACCTGCACCACACCGACTGGTCCGGCGGGCTGGTGGCCCTCTACCACCGGTTCGGGATCCGGGCCTGGGCCTGGGACGCCCAGCACGTCCGGGTGCTCGAGGGTCTGTTCGACATGGGCATCGATGCCCTGTTCAGCGATCACACCGACCGGATGTCCGACGCCCTCGCTCGCGCCGTCGCCCCCTGA
- the tatC gene encoding twin-arginine translocase subunit TatC — translation MSAEAAPTTGAQTGHMTLMEHIAELRTRIVRVIIALGIAAIVAWFLYQPILDLLLGPLRDTAPDRDLQQALITTEPLQPFQTRLKITTYTAIALAMPVILWQIWRFVAPGLYENERKYGLAFITVGTALFASGAAIAFWTMPKALEFLQTIGGEENFTQFYTPTSYLRLIVYMMLAFGIGFEFPLIVTTLNLVGAVTTDTLRRVRRYVVVVVAVFVAVATPSGDPISMLALTVPMCLLYEVSIVIGRIRDRRHRRAGESVSASPS, via the coding sequence ATGAGCGCCGAGGCCGCCCCGACCACGGGGGCCCAGACGGGTCACATGACCCTGATGGAGCACATCGCCGAGCTCCGCACGCGCATCGTCCGGGTGATCATCGCCCTCGGCATCGCCGCCATCGTCGCCTGGTTCCTGTACCAGCCGATCCTCGACCTCCTGCTCGGCCCGCTGCGGGACACCGCCCCCGACCGCGACCTGCAGCAGGCGCTGATCACCACCGAGCCCCTCCAGCCCTTCCAGACCCGCCTCAAGATCACCACCTACACGGCGATCGCCCTGGCCATGCCGGTGATCCTCTGGCAGATCTGGCGCTTCGTGGCCCCCGGGCTCTACGAGAACGAGCGCAAGTACGGCCTCGCCTTCATCACCGTGGGGACGGCGCTGTTCGCCAGCGGGGCCGCCATCGCCTTCTGGACCATGCCCAAGGCGCTCGAGTTCCTGCAGACGATCGGTGGCGAGGAGAACTTCACCCAGTTCTACACACCGACCAGCTACCTGCGGCTGATCGTGTACATGATGCTGGCCTTCGGCATCGGCTTCGAGTTCCCCCTGATCGTGACGACCCTCAACCTGGTCGGGGCGGTCACCACCGACACCCTGCGCCGGGTGCGGCGCTACGTCGTGGTGGTCGTGGCCGTGTTCGTGGCCGTCGCCACCCCCTCGGGCGACCCGATCAGCATGCTGGCCCTCACGGTGCCGATGTGCCTGCTCTACGAGGTGTCGATCGTCATCGGGCGGATCCGGGACCGGCGGCACCGCCGGGCGGGGGAGTCGGTGTCGGCGTCGCCGTCGTGA